From a single Capsicum annuum cultivar UCD-10X-F1 chromosome 12, UCD10Xv1.1, whole genome shotgun sequence genomic region:
- the LOC124889553 gene encoding cyclin-dependent protein kinase inhibitor SMR13-like produces the protein MAKDLQFPKDSLENQSPNVINSPQNECKTPKSPSFCIPKNLKCPGAPKKPKRVVSSSCKRRLRFVEIIAEEEVESFFRIIEAVVDDECNRKIKRSRCM, from the coding sequence ATGGCTAAAGACCTCCAATTCCCAAAAGATTCCTTGGAAAACCAATCACCAAACGTGATCAATTCTCCTCAAAATGAATGCAAAACCCCAAAATCACCCTCATTTTGTATCCCAAAAAACCTCAAATGTCCAGGTGCACCTAAGAAACCTAAAAGGGTAGTTTCGTCATCTTGCAAGAGAAGGCTGCGATTCGTCGAGATCATTGCTGAAGAAGAAGTTGAATCCTTTTTCAGAATCATTGAAGCTGTTGTTGACGATGAATGTAACAGGAAAATCAAGAGGTCAAGGTGTATGTAA